The Myxocyprinus asiaticus isolate MX2 ecotype Aquarium Trade chromosome 31, UBuf_Myxa_2, whole genome shotgun sequence genome has a segment encoding these proteins:
- the LOC127422228 gene encoding E3 ubiquitin/ISG15 ligase TRIM25-like, with amino-acid sequence MAESSGSEYQEQFSCPICLDPLKEPVTIPCGHSYCMNCINDCWGQRDQGPPYCCPQCRETFTQRPVLKKNTVLAEMMEKLQKISTQIASCSQEEGCVECDVCTTEKNSAIKSCLQCLASFCETHLQIHYQSPAFMKHKLVKASTHFQENICLSHGKLLEIYCQDDCQCICCLCTDNHRDHCVVSVESECTNKKKHLKETKVKCQKMIQERERVQQELSEAVSFLKISAQEALDDCEKVFTALICSLENKYSEMKDLIRSQEKADIDQAENLHKQLDQELTELRQRDEDIQKLLMTDNQIHFLKSFQSVCDIPRTEDLPNITQHPQLSFKDVSISAFKEALEDVCQQATAKISREVSNVHVAQPPEPKTPSVFLQYFCQLQLDPNTAHKKLKLSEGNRKVMYKNNTQDYPDHPDRFDSYCHVLCRESLCGRCYWEVECSGGDWSVAVSYKGIGRKGEGENCRLGFNKKSWRLGYFQLNFCFIHDKEQVFLPAASRIGVYLDHRAGTLSFFSVSDKMTLIHRVQTTFTEPLYPAFGISAGSSVTIIEKGRIHID; translated from the exons ATGGCAGAATCTTCAGGAAGTGAATATCAGGAGCAGTTCAGCTGTCCCATCTGTTTGGATCCACTGAAGGAGCCGGTGACGATTCCATGTGGACACAGTTACTGCATGAACTGCATTAATGACTGTTGGGGCCAAAGGGATCAGGGCCCACCATACTGTTGTCCCCAATGCAGAGAGACCTTCACTCAAAGACCTGTACTGAAAAAGAACACTGTTTTAGCTGAGATGATGGAGAAGCTGCAGAAGATATCCACACAAATTGCTTCCTGTTCTCAAGAGGAAGGTTGTGTGGAGTGTGATGTTTGCACTACAGAGAAGAATAGTGCCATAAAGTCCTGTCTGCAGTGTTTGGCCTCATTCTGTGAAACTCACCTGCAGATTCACTATCAGTCTCCTGCATTTATGAAGCACAAACTTGTCAAAGCCTCCACACACTTTCAAGAGAACATTTGTCTCAGTCATGGAAAACTTCTAGAGATTTACTGTCAAGATGACTGTCAGTGCATTTGTTGTTTGTGTACTGATAATCATAGAGACCACTGTGTGGTATCTGTGGAATCTGAATGCACTAATAAAAag AAACACTTAAAGGAGACAAAGGTGAAATGCCAAAAGATGATTCAGGAGCGAGAGAGAGTTCAACAGGAACTCAGTGAGGCTGTGAGTTTTCTTAAA ATCTCAGCACAAGAGGCTTTGGATGACTGTGAGAAGGTTTTTACTGCACTCATCTGCTCTCTTGAGAATAAATACTCTGAGATGAAAGATCTAATCAGATCTCAGGAGAAAGCTGACATAGATCAAGCAGAGAACCTTCACAAACAGCTGGACCAGGAGCTGACAGAACTCAGACAAAGAGATGAGGACATACAGAAACTTTTAATGACAGATAATCAGATCCATTTTCTGAAG AGTTTTCAGTCTGTGTGTGACATACCCAGAACTGAAGACCTTCCCAACATCACCCAGCACCCTCAACTGTCTTTTAAAGATGTGTCAATCTCAGCATTCAAAGAGGCTTTGGAGGATGTTTGTCAACAAGCAACAGCCAAAATATCACGAGAAG TGTCAAATGTCCATGTTGCACAGCCTCCAGAACCTAAAACTCCAAGTGTATTTTTGCAAT ATTTCTGTCAGCTGCAACTGGATCCAAACACTGCACACAAAAAACTCAAACTGTCAGAAGGGAACAGAAAAGTAATGTACAAAAATAACACCCAGGACTATCCTGACCACCCAGATCGTTTTGACTCGTATTGCCATGTCTTATGTAGAGAGAGTTTGTGTGGTCGTTGTTACTGGGAGGTTGAGTGCAGTGGGGGCGACTGGTCTGTAGCTGTTTCCTACAAAGGAATTGGTCGTAAAGGAGAAGGTGAGAACTGCAGACTTGGCTTCAACAAAAAATCCTGGAGACTGGGCTATTTTCAGCTGAATTTCTGTTTCATTCATGATAAAGAGCAGGTCTTCCTCCCTGCTGCCTCTAGAATAGGGGTGTATCTGGATCACAGAGCAGGAACTCTGTCCTTCTTCAGTGTTTCTGATAAAATGACCCTCATCCACAGAGTCCAGACCACTTTCACTGAACCCCTCTATCCTGCATTTGGGATTTCAGCCGGTTCATCTGTCACAATCATAGAGAAGGGGAGAATTCATATAGACTAG